Proteins from one bacterium genomic window:
- a CDS encoding amino acid ABC transporter permease codes for MAPLLDLQFDWTAVLAHKQQLIAGAWIDLWGASVSFLIACVVGLLLAILRNSRIRIIDIPCFFYVQLVRGVPLYVLLLWVYFGVATVVGLNFSAIQAMIIALALTGSGYTAEIFRAGIDAVQKEQMEAAQALGLSKTDAYLNVVLPQMFRIVVPPLGNQFIGLLKGATIVSVIGVQDMVFYAQDINLAYFTPFEAFAAVGIILVFLVTVFAAGVYGLERAIRLP; via the coding sequence ATGGCCCCTTTACTTGACCTGCAGTTCGACTGGACCGCCGTCCTGGCTCACAAGCAGCAACTCATCGCGGGCGCGTGGATCGATCTCTGGGGGGCGTCCGTCTCCTTTCTCATCGCCTGTGTTGTGGGTCTGCTGCTGGCGATACTGCGCAACTCTCGAATCAGGATCATCGACATTCCGTGCTTTTTCTATGTGCAGCTGGTGCGGGGGGTGCCCCTCTACGTCCTTTTGCTGTGGGTCTATTTCGGAGTGGCAACGGTTGTCGGCCTCAATTTCAGCGCCATTCAAGCCATGATCATCGCCCTCGCTCTCACCGGGTCTGGGTACACGGCGGAGATCTTCCGCGCCGGCATCGACGCCGTCCAGAAGGAGCAGATGGAGGCTGCCCAGGCCCTGGGGCTTTCGAAGACCGACGCCTATCTGAACGTGGTCCTGCCTCAGATGTTTCGGATTGTCGTCCCACCCTTGGGCAACCAGTTCATCGGTCTGTTGAAGGGCGCCACGATCGTGTCGGTGATCGGCGTGCAGGACATGGTTTTCTACGCCCAGGACATCAACCTCGCTTACTTCACGCCGTTTGAGGCGTTCGCCGCGGTCGGAATCATCCTGGTGTTCCTGGTGACCGTGTTCGCGGCGGGCGTCTACGGCCTCGAGCGAGCAATAAGGCTGCCGTGA
- a CDS encoding amino acid ABC transporter permease: MTHLYLYAFDWSVVLKASGQLFSAVGLTAEIVIPSLIASLLLGLVVAVCRMSHVPGLSMLAYAYIQVCRGLSLYVYILWIYFGVGLAFGIDLSPWAAAVVSLTLLNSAYMAEIYRAALEAIDPGQTEAARSLGMDSFATFVNVLLPQGFRIALPALVNQFVDLLKDSSIVAAIGASDLMYTTIRLVGYYNRPFELYTMTAFIYIGLAVVLSRFAKRLETHMRRHLVV; the protein is encoded by the coding sequence GTGACCCACTTGTATCTCTATGCGTTCGATTGGAGCGTCGTCCTGAAGGCTTCGGGCCAATTGTTCAGTGCTGTCGGCCTGACCGCCGAGATCGTCATCCCCTCCCTGATCGCCTCTCTATTGCTCGGCCTCGTCGTGGCCGTTTGTCGCATGTCTCACGTGCCGGGGCTGAGCATGCTCGCTTACGCGTACATCCAGGTCTGTCGCGGACTCTCGCTCTACGTCTATATCTTGTGGATCTACTTTGGGGTGGGGCTCGCGTTCGGCATCGATCTCAGCCCCTGGGCGGCGGCGGTGGTATCGCTCACTCTCCTGAACAGCGCCTATATGGCGGAGATATACCGGGCCGCCCTGGAAGCCATCGATCCCGGGCAGACAGAAGCGGCGCGAAGCCTGGGCATGGATTCATTCGCGACGTTCGTAAATGTCCTCCTGCCGCAGGGATTCCGGATTGCATTGCCGGCGCTGGTCAACCAGTTCGTGGACCTGTTGAAGGATTCGTCGATCGTCGCGGCCATCGGCGCGAGCGATCTGATGTACACCACGATCAGGCTCGTCGGCTATTACAACCGCCCGTTCGAGCTGTACACGATGACCGCGTTCATCTATATAGGGCTCGCGGTCGTGCTGTCACGATTTGCCAAGCGCCTCGAGACGCACATGCGGCGGCACCTGGTCGTTTGA
- a CDS encoding amino acid ABC transporter ATP-binding protein, producing MDAGESDSQPILRLEGVNKWFQRDTPHHKHVLKDINLEVAAGEVVVVIGPSGSGKSTLLRCINFVSPPETGTVVFLGRRWTKDNIPRYHPIARLRYERELNLLRTHIGMVFQHFNLFPHMTALQNVTLGLTRVLKVPRKEARLRAMAELERVGLADKANSYPSQLSGGQKQRMAIARALAMKPRLMLFDEVTSALDPELIGGILEEMKRLAVEGMTMIVVTHEMGFAREVGDRLIFMDGGSIVEEGPARDLIKNPKNPRTQTFLRAIL from the coding sequence ATGGACGCTGGCGAGTCCGATTCCCAGCCGATTCTTCGCCTCGAGGGTGTGAACAAGTGGTTCCAGCGCGACACTCCTCACCACAAGCACGTTCTCAAGGACATCAACCTCGAGGTTGCCGCCGGCGAGGTCGTGGTGGTGATCGGGCCCTCCGGCTCAGGAAAGAGCACGCTGCTCCGCTGCATCAACTTCGTGTCGCCGCCGGAGACCGGCACGGTTGTCTTCTTAGGGCGGCGATGGACCAAGGACAACATCCCCCGCTACCACCCGATAGCGCGGCTCCGTTACGAGCGAGAGCTCAACTTGCTGCGCACCCATATCGGCATGGTCTTCCAGCACTTCAACCTGTTCCCGCACATGACCGCCCTGCAAAACGTGACGCTCGGCCTCACCCGCGTGCTCAAGGTGCCTCGCAAGGAGGCGCGGCTGCGTGCGATGGCCGAGCTCGAGCGCGTCGGCCTGGCCGACAAGGCCAACAGCTACCCGAGCCAGCTCTCGGGCGGTCAGAAGCAGCGCATGGCGATTGCGCGGGCTCTGGCCATGAAACCGCGCCTGATGCTCTTCGACGAGGTCACGTCCGCGCTCGACCCGGAACTCATCGGCGGCATCCTCGAGGAGATGAAGCGGCTCGCGGTCGAGGGCATGACCATGATTGTCGTCACCCATGAGATGGGCTTCGCCCGCGAGGTGGGCGACCGGCTGATATTCATGGACGGTGGATCAATCGTCGAGGAAGGGCCGGCGCGAGACTTGATCAAGAACCCCAAGAATCCGCGGACCCAGACTTTCCTCCGCGCCATCCTTTAA
- a CDS encoding isochorismatase family protein — protein MDWESTEFAEAHRKYRERGVGARLGFGQGTALIIIDFQRAYTRTWRAASLDPVRNTRRLLDAARERGVPVIFTYVGWDPVNPDAGVWGVKAPTLPQLHEGSEACEIDPLIEPLPSEKVLLKRVPSAFFGNTLAEDLRSAGVDTIVVCGTSTSGCVRATVVDGLSYGFRMMLPSDCVADASPASGKAALFDIDTKYGDVVTVEDVLGGMRPPRPAGSTHEPQAGRQAR, from the coding sequence ATGGACTGGGAATCGACGGAGTTCGCAGAGGCTCATCGCAAGTATCGGGAGCGAGGCGTGGGCGCTCGCCTCGGCTTCGGCCAGGGCACCGCTCTGATCATCATCGACTTTCAAAGAGCCTACACGCGCACCTGGCGTGCGGCGTCACTGGACCCGGTCCGGAACACGCGCCGCCTGCTCGATGCTGCCCGCGAGCGTGGCGTGCCGGTCATATTCACCTATGTCGGGTGGGACCCGGTCAATCCAGACGCCGGAGTGTGGGGCGTCAAGGCGCCAACGCTGCCGCAGCTTCACGAGGGCTCGGAGGCGTGTGAGATCGACCCCTTGATCGAGCCCTTGCCGTCGGAGAAGGTGCTGCTGAAGCGCGTACCCTCGGCGTTCTTCGGGAACACCCTGGCGGAGGACCTGCGGTCGGCAGGTGTCGACACGATCGTGGTCTGCGGGACGAGCACGAGCGGATGCGTGCGCGCGACCGTGGTCGACGGTCTCTCCTATGGCTTCAGGATGATGCTCCCGTCCGACTGTGTGGCTGACGCGTCCCCGGCCTCCGGCAAGGCCGCCCTCTTCGACATCGACACCAAGTACGGTGATGTGGTGACGGTTGAGGACGTCCTCGGCGGCATGCGACCGCCGCGGCCGGCCGGGTCGACGCACGAGCCACAAGCAGGCCGTCAGGCGCGGTAG
- a CDS encoding CoA transferase → MTASEAPRATIDERPLAGIKVIDLSRQAPGPYCSMLLADFGAEVVMVEPPGGSTRAQATSPEWELESDERVAGYAALRRNKRSIELDLKAERDRQVLRSLIAGGDVLLEGFRPGALKRLGFDYESCKELNPRLIYCSITGYGQTGALATTAGHDINFLAYSGLLSCLAGATGRPAIPLNLVADFAGGGLMAALGIMLALFHRQRTGAGQAIDVSMLDGVYSLLAHTASMFFARAMDVRQDRYFLAGGLPHYATYGCRDGRRIALGGLEPWFFEALMDATGRPDLRQADSDPHRHEEVARHLEAWFGQRSGDEAMELLGPLDACIAPVLSFTEAMELAASRGMAGPVDGYPQIGVTPRLSVSPGRAAGRPPRRNADGGEIRRELGLS, encoded by the coding sequence ATGACCGCCTCCGAGGCCCCGCGAGCGACGATTGACGAGCGGCCATTGGCGGGCATCAAGGTGATCGACCTGTCGCGTCAAGCCCCGGGCCCCTACTGCTCCATGCTGCTGGCCGATTTCGGTGCCGAAGTCGTGATGGTGGAGCCGCCCGGAGGCTCGACCCGCGCCCAGGCGACCAGCCCGGAATGGGAGCTGGAAAGCGACGAGCGGGTGGCCGGCTACGCCGCCCTGAGGCGGAACAAGCGGAGCATCGAGCTCGACCTCAAAGCGGAGAGGGACCGGCAGGTCCTGAGGTCGCTGATCGCGGGCGGCGATGTGCTGCTGGAAGGGTTTCGGCCGGGGGCCCTCAAGCGCCTTGGATTCGACTACGAGTCCTGCAAGGAGCTGAACCCACGGCTGATCTACTGCTCGATCACCGGCTACGGCCAGACCGGCGCGCTGGCCACGACAGCGGGACACGACATCAACTTCCTGGCCTACTCGGGGCTGCTGTCGTGCCTTGCCGGCGCCACGGGCCGGCCCGCGATTCCGCTCAACCTGGTGGCGGACTTCGCGGGCGGAGGGCTGATGGCGGCACTGGGAATCATGCTGGCCCTGTTCCACAGGCAGCGAACCGGTGCCGGCCAGGCAATCGATGTGTCGATGCTGGACGGAGTCTATTCACTGCTGGCGCACACCGCGAGCATGTTTTTCGCGCGGGCCATGGACGTGAGGCAGGACCGCTATTTTTTGGCCGGAGGCCTCCCCCACTACGCCACGTACGGATGCCGCGACGGCAGGCGGATCGCTCTGGGCGGCCTCGAGCCCTGGTTCTTCGAGGCGCTGATGGACGCGACCGGGCGGCCCGACCTGAGGCAAGCCGACAGCGATCCGCACCGGCATGAAGAGGTTGCGCGCCATCTGGAAGCGTGGTTCGGGCAGCGGTCCGGCGACGAAGCCATGGAGCTGCTCGGTCCGCTGGACGCCTGCATCGCCCCGGTTCTGTCATTCACAGAGGCGATGGAGCTGGCCGCCAGCCGGGGTATGGCAGGCCCCGTTGATGGCTACCCGCAGATCGGGGTGACCCCGCGCCTTTCCGTCAGCCCCGGACGGGCCGCCGGCCGGCCGCCACGGCGAAATGCCGACGGCGGCGAAATACGGCGCGAACTCGGGCTGTCGTGA
- a CDS encoding SDR family oxidoreductase — translation MPDLVEERSAANPFDLRGRVAIVTGASSGLGARFAKVIAAAGATVVLAGRRRQLLEGLASTLGLDPRSVVPTDVTDPHAVRALVDTTTATFGRLDVMINNAGMTKVVPAEDEAPESFAQVLDVNLVGVFNGCREAARVMLQQGSGSIVNVASALAFVSSPSIPQAAYCASKGAIVSLTRELAVQWVRRGVRVNAIAPGWFPSEMSRAMFDATGLRYIDRTVPAGRPGREHELDGILLFLASDASSYVVGQTISVDGGWTAI, via the coding sequence ATGCCTGATTTGGTCGAGGAGCGCTCGGCCGCCAATCCATTCGACTTGCGCGGCCGCGTCGCCATCGTCACCGGGGCCTCCTCTGGGCTCGGGGCGAGGTTCGCGAAGGTCATCGCCGCCGCCGGCGCCACCGTCGTGCTGGCGGGCCGCCGCCGTCAGCTGCTGGAAGGACTCGCCTCCACGCTCGGTCTCGACCCCCGGTCGGTCGTCCCCACGGACGTCACCGACCCACATGCCGTCCGGGCCCTTGTCGACACCACCACGGCGACGTTCGGACGGCTGGACGTGATGATCAACAACGCCGGCATGACTAAAGTCGTCCCGGCTGAAGATGAGGCTCCGGAATCCTTCGCCCAAGTTCTCGACGTGAATTTGGTCGGGGTCTTCAACGGTTGCCGGGAAGCCGCTCGCGTCATGCTGCAGCAGGGATCGGGCTCGATCGTCAACGTCGCCTCCGCGCTGGCCTTCGTCAGCAGTCCAAGCATCCCGCAGGCGGCCTACTGCGCCAGCAAGGGCGCGATCGTCAGCCTGACCAGGGAATTGGCGGTCCAATGGGTTCGGCGCGGCGTTCGCGTCAACGCGATCGCGCCGGGTTGGTTTCCCAGCGAGATGAGCCGGGCGATGTTCGATGCAACCGGTCTTCGCTATATCGACAGGACGGTGCCGGCCGGCCGGCCGGGCCGTGAGCACGAGCTTGACGGCATCTTGCTCTTTCTCGCCTCCGATGCCAGCAGCTACGTCGTCGGCCAGACGATCTCCGTCGACGGCGGGTGGACCGCCATCTAG
- a CDS encoding acetate--CoA ligase, with amino-acid sequence MTHGSTWDWQASARAAGAQPDGRFNCGAVSITHPRAIVWKRADGQVRTVSGGELQRLAGRLAGALRALGVRRGDRVAGLLSRRPETYAVALAVWRLGAIYVPLFSGFRGEGLRVRIADSEALVIVTDAANRENLGQMEGDLPPHTVAMIGGGGVETDHSLESLMQRVTQEPSLAETKIHDTATIMYTSGTSGRPKGCMIPHHGLITLSPYVTRCLAVSPDDLLFSGADAGWAYGLYTTGLAPLSMGCGRVLYEGPFDVEGWLNTARELGAGHLAAAPTAFRQIAAAGVDDRARAIKAATSAGEPLDAATFEWFQTQLGLSIHDSYGLTELGMVTANLRGPNSVALAAGSMGTCLPGFEIQLVDRGGAPVPTGEVGRIAVRDNGFLLGAGYWGRDSEWAARLQDGWWLTEDLARQDEAGRYWYGGRADDVIVSAGYNISPLEVEAALMKHPLVADAACVGEPDPVRGQAVTAYVVLREQAPADLDKVLRRWVGERVGRHAAPRRVEARTELPRTASGKLQRANLRTGGM; translated from the coding sequence GTGACCCACGGTTCCACCTGGGACTGGCAGGCCTCCGCGCGGGCCGCCGGCGCCCAGCCCGACGGGCGGTTCAACTGCGGCGCCGTGTCGATCACCCACCCTCGGGCGATCGTGTGGAAGCGGGCCGACGGACAGGTCCGCACCGTATCGGGCGGCGAGCTGCAGCGCCTGGCCGGGCGCCTCGCCGGCGCGCTTCGGGCTCTCGGCGTCCGGCGCGGCGATCGCGTGGCCGGCCTCTTGAGTCGAAGACCTGAGACCTACGCCGTGGCCCTCGCCGTCTGGCGGCTGGGCGCCATCTATGTGCCCTTGTTCAGCGGCTTTCGAGGTGAGGGCTTGCGGGTCCGGATCGCGGACAGCGAAGCCCTTGTGATCGTCACCGATGCGGCCAACCGCGAGAACCTGGGTCAGATGGAGGGCGATCTACCGCCGCACACGGTGGCGATGATCGGAGGTGGCGGCGTCGAAACCGACCACTCGCTCGAAAGCCTCATGCAGCGTGTCACGCAAGAGCCGAGCCTGGCGGAAACGAAGATCCACGACACCGCCACGATCATGTACACCTCGGGAACCTCGGGCCGTCCCAAGGGCTGCATGATCCCCCATCACGGTCTCATCACCCTTTCGCCGTACGTGACGCGCTGCCTGGCGGTCAGCCCCGATGACCTCCTGTTCTCGGGCGCGGACGCCGGCTGGGCCTACGGCCTGTACACGACGGGGCTGGCACCGCTGTCGATGGGCTGCGGCCGCGTCCTCTATGAGGGTCCATTCGACGTGGAGGGCTGGCTCAACACGGCCCGCGAGCTCGGCGCCGGCCACCTGGCGGCCGCCCCCACCGCCTTCCGGCAGATTGCCGCCGCCGGCGTCGACGATCGCGCTCGCGCGATCAAAGCGGCGACCAGCGCAGGCGAACCCCTCGACGCCGCCACCTTCGAGTGGTTCCAGACGCAGCTGGGCCTGAGCATTCACGACAGTTACGGGCTCACGGAGCTCGGCATGGTGACGGCGAATCTGCGCGGTCCGAACTCGGTTGCACTCGCCGCCGGCTCGATGGGGACGTGCCTGCCCGGCTTTGAGATCCAGCTCGTGGACAGGGGTGGCGCGCCGGTTCCCACGGGTGAGGTTGGCCGCATAGCCGTCCGGGACAATGGCTTTTTGCTGGGAGCGGGTTACTGGGGCCGCGACAGTGAGTGGGCGGCGCGACTCCAGGACGGCTGGTGGCTGACCGAAGACCTGGCGCGCCAGGACGAGGCCGGTCGCTACTGGTACGGTGGCCGAGCCGACGATGTGATCGTCAGCGCGGGCTACAACATCAGCCCGCTGGAGGTTGAAGCCGCCCTCATGAAGCATCCCCTGGTCGCCGATGCGGCCTGTGTGGGGGAACCGGATCCAGTTCGCGGGCAGGCGGTCACGGCTTACGTGGTGCTTCGCGAGCAGGCGCCCGCCGACCTTGACAAGGTGCTCAGACGATGGGTGGGCGAGCGAGTCGGACGGCATGCCGCGCCCCGCCGGGTCGAGGCCCGAACCGAGCTGCCCCGGACCGCGAGCGGCAAGCTCCAGCGCGCCAACCTGCGGACTGGCGGGATGTGA
- a CDS encoding molybdopterin guanine dinucleotide-containing S/N-oxide reductase, which translates to MSERLAPGEARISHSSHWGAFQAVVSGGRVVRVEPAPFDPDPSALLESIPDALYSHARVAAPSVRKGWLENGPGSDGHRRGSDSFVQVPWPEAISLVAGELSRVRSDHGSAAIFGGSYGWSSAGRFHHAKTQLERFLNCFGGCTGQIHNYSYAAALALLPHVLGSAASVSGTVTTWDSIAASSGLVVMFGGLPLKNLQVEAGGVGAHTTPDWLRRARAAGVQFINVSPIRDDAPDFIDAEWLPVRPTSDTAMMLGLAHVLVTEGLHDTEFLERYCVGFDRFRAYLMGARDGRAKTPEWAAAICGLDAERIRRLARQMAGTRTMLSVTWSLQRADHGEQPYWMAITLAAMLGQIGLPGAGFGFGYGDVSAIGSRRLPFPSPSLETGVNPMGRGIPVARVADMLLNPGAEYDFDGERKRYPDIKLVYWAGGNPFHHHQDLNRLLQAWSRPETIIVHEPWWTATARHADIVLPASTTLERNDLGASGRDRYLIAMKRAVDPLGDARSDFDIFSALAVRLGIETAFTEGRDEMAWIKHIYEKTRERAAESDIALPAFERFWADGHVRVEIPETPYVLYADFRADPDRSPLPTPSGRIEIYSATIDGFGYEDCIGHPAWFEPSEWLGSPLAAEYPLHLISNQPKTRLHGQLDSGRVSMRSKIRGHEPCRMHPSDAARREIATGDIVRLYNARGSCLAGAILTDAVRPGVVQLSTGAWFDPDRSGALPGVEKHGNPNVLTPDHGTSKVGQGPSAHSALVQVERYAGADLEVTAFAVPEVSARKSVNATQFPGGGDR; encoded by the coding sequence ATGAGCGAACGCCTCGCGCCGGGGGAGGCAAGGATCAGCCACAGCTCGCACTGGGGCGCCTTCCAGGCGGTCGTCAGCGGCGGCCGGGTCGTACGGGTGGAGCCGGCCCCGTTCGACCCGGATCCCTCGGCCTTACTCGAGTCGATCCCCGACGCGCTCTACAGCCACGCCCGCGTGGCCGCTCCGTCCGTCCGCAAGGGCTGGCTCGAGAACGGCCCGGGCAGCGATGGCCACCGGCGCGGCTCGGACAGCTTTGTCCAGGTGCCCTGGCCCGAGGCCATCTCCCTGGTTGCCGGCGAGCTCAGCCGCGTCCGCTCCGATCACGGCAGCGCGGCCATTTTCGGCGGATCCTACGGCTGGTCCAGCGCGGGCCGTTTCCACCATGCCAAGACCCAGCTCGAGCGCTTCCTGAACTGCTTTGGCGGGTGCACCGGTCAGATTCACAACTACAGCTACGCCGCGGCTCTTGCTCTGTTGCCGCACGTCCTCGGCTCGGCGGCATCGGTCAGCGGCACCGTCACGACGTGGGATTCGATCGCGGCCAGCAGCGGGTTGGTCGTCATGTTCGGAGGGCTTCCGCTCAAGAACCTGCAGGTCGAGGCGGGCGGCGTGGGCGCCCATACGACGCCTGATTGGCTCCGCCGAGCAAGGGCCGCGGGCGTCCAGTTCATCAACGTCAGTCCGATTCGGGACGATGCGCCGGACTTCATCGACGCGGAGTGGCTGCCCGTGAGGCCGACCAGCGACACGGCGATGATGCTGGGCCTGGCCCACGTGCTGGTCACCGAAGGGCTCCACGACACGGAGTTCCTTGAGCGCTATTGCGTCGGCTTCGATCGTTTCCGGGCTTATCTGATGGGGGCGCGCGATGGCCGGGCGAAGACGCCGGAGTGGGCCGCCGCCATCTGCGGCCTCGATGCTGAGCGGATCCGCCGGCTGGCGCGCCAGATGGCCGGGACGAGGACGATGCTCTCCGTCACCTGGTCGCTCCAGCGCGCCGACCATGGCGAGCAGCCCTACTGGATGGCGATCACCCTTGCCGCCATGCTCGGTCAGATCGGGCTGCCGGGAGCGGGGTTCGGGTTCGGCTATGGGGACGTGAGCGCCATCGGCAGCAGGCGGCTGCCATTTCCCTCGCCGAGCCTGGAGACGGGCGTCAATCCGATGGGTCGTGGCATCCCCGTGGCCCGCGTCGCGGACATGCTCCTCAACCCCGGCGCCGAATACGACTTCGACGGGGAACGCAAGCGGTACCCCGACATCAAGCTTGTCTACTGGGCGGGAGGGAACCCTTTCCACCACCACCAGGACCTGAACCGCCTGCTCCAGGCCTGGAGCAGGCCCGAAACCATCATCGTTCACGAGCCATGGTGGACGGCGACCGCCCGTCACGCCGACATCGTGCTGCCGGCCTCGACGACATTGGAGCGCAACGACCTCGGCGCGAGCGGGCGCGACCGCTATCTGATCGCGATGAAGCGGGCCGTGGACCCGCTGGGCGACGCTCGGAGCGACTTCGACATCTTCAGCGCCCTGGCGGTCCGGCTCGGCATCGAAACCGCCTTCACAGAGGGTCGCGACGAGATGGCATGGATCAAGCACATATATGAAAAGACGCGCGAGCGCGCGGCGGAATCCGACATCGCGCTTCCGGCCTTCGAACGTTTCTGGGCCGACGGGCACGTCCGCGTCGAGATCCCGGAAACGCCCTACGTCCTCTACGCCGACTTTCGCGCCGATCCCGATCGCAGTCCGCTGCCCACTCCGTCGGGCAGGATCGAGATCTACTCGGCCACCATTGACGGCTTCGGCTATGAGGATTGCATCGGCCATCCCGCATGGTTTGAACCCTCGGAATGGCTCGGCTCGCCGCTGGCGGCTGAGTATCCGCTGCACCTGATCTCGAACCAGCCGAAGACGCGCCTGCACGGACAGCTCGACTCGGGACGGGTGAGCATGCGGAGCAAGATCAGAGGCCATGAGCCGTGCCGCATGCATCCCTCCGACGCGGCGCGGCGCGAAATCGCCACCGGCGACATCGTCCGTCTCTACAACGCCCGTGGCAGCTGTTTGGCGGGGGCGATCCTGACCGACGCCGTGCGCCCCGGGGTGGTCCAGCTGTCGACGGGGGCCTGGTTCGATCCGGATCGTTCAGGCGCGCTCCCAGGAGTCGAGAAGCACGGGAATCCCAACGTTCTGACGCCTGACCACGGGACCTCCAAGGTGGGGCAGGGACCCAGCGCACACAGTGCGCTCGTGCAGGTCGAGCGTTACGCCGGCGCCGACCTGGAGGTGACCGCGTTTGCTGTGCCCGAGGTGAGCGCCCGCAAGTCTGTCAACGCGACGCAATTTCCTGGAGGAGGAGACCGATGA
- a CDS encoding OsmC family peroxiredoxin: protein MNSPIDTAADDVHVEQRIQPIHVSTQYLGRYQSVNRVRDLPDFYIDEPVELGGKNAGPTALETTLAALNSCSAMIMFVLRREMSFDLKGVRFEADGHIDVRRVEMKRTGKRYSEVVPIADHYQRVVQRVFIQTSEPDARMREFQSEVERLCPMHALLRDAKVPVESIWIRE from the coding sequence ATGAACAGTCCCATCGATACCGCAGCCGATGACGTTCATGTCGAACAGCGCATTCAGCCGATCCATGTCAGCACCCAATATCTCGGGCGCTACCAGTCGGTCAACCGGGTCCGGGACCTCCCCGATTTCTACATCGATGAGCCCGTGGAGCTCGGCGGCAAGAACGCGGGGCCGACCGCCCTGGAGACGACGCTGGCGGCACTCAACTCGTGTTCGGCGATGATCATGTTCGTTCTTCGCCGCGAGATGAGCTTCGATCTGAAGGGCGTGCGGTTCGAAGCCGACGGCCACATCGACGTCCGTCGAGTCGAGATGAAACGCACTGGCAAACGCTATTCTGAGGTGGTGCCGATCGCTGACCACTACCAGCGGGTGGTCCAGCGTGTATTCATCCAGACCTCGGAGCCGGACGCGCGAATGCGCGAGTTCCAGTCCGAGGTGGAGCGCCTCTGCCCGATGCATGCCCTGCTCCGCGACGCCAAGGTGCCGGTCGAATCCATCTGGATCCGCGAGTAG
- a CDS encoding TetR/AcrR family transcriptional regulator, whose protein sequence is MSRRAASDGQTGNRQVPSQVLAAAAQLFRRKGYAATSTREIASALGMQKASLYHHISSKEDLLFQLSREVLGEILAGAGQLDQSGDPVESVAALIELHLTTMIRNRDKHQVMLIELRSLPPSPRAVVVKLRDEYEAFVRSVIERGQKAGAIDPEIDAKYLALALLNLLNWTIFWYKPGAGMSVAEVTKLMTRVFLHGVLVPQPSAGTDRLAAKPSARR, encoded by the coding sequence ATGAGTAGACGGGCAGCAAGTGACGGCCAGACGGGCAACCGTCAGGTTCCCTCGCAGGTGCTTGCGGCGGCCGCGCAGTTGTTCCGGCGCAAGGGCTACGCGGCCACCTCCACTCGCGAGATCGCCAGCGCATTAGGCATGCAGAAGGCGAGCCTCTACCACCACATCAGCAGCAAAGAGGACCTGCTCTTCCAGCTGAGTCGAGAAGTCTTAGGTGAAATCCTCGCCGGGGCGGGGCAGCTGGATCAGTCGGGCGACCCGGTCGAGAGCGTGGCCGCGCTGATCGAACTCCATTTGACCACGATGATCCGGAACCGCGACAAGCATCAGGTGATGCTGATCGAGCTGCGGTCGCTGCCACCGAGCCCCAGAGCCGTGGTGGTCAAGCTGCGCGACGAGTACGAGGCCTTTGTCCGCTCGGTGATCGAACGGGGGCAGAAGGCCGGGGCGATCGACCCCGAAATCGACGCCAAGTACCTCGCCCTGGCACTGCTCAATCTGCTGAACTGGACGATCTTCTGGTACAAGCCCGGCGCCGGCATGTCGGTGGCTGAGGTGACGAAACTGATGACGCGCGTCTTCCTGCATGGCGTTCTCGTGCCCCAACCGTCAGCCGGAACGGACCGTCTGGCCGCCAAGCCATCAGCTCGCCGCTAG